Proteins found in one Brachypodium distachyon strain Bd21 chromosome 5, Brachypodium_distachyon_v3.0, whole genome shotgun sequence genomic segment:
- the LOC100825168 gene encoding UDP-glycosyltransferase 73D1, protein MEAALSPEPHFVVIPWPTTSHIIPLVDIGCLLAAHGAAVTILTTPATAQLVQSRVDRAQAGSSAGKITVTSIPYPSVEAGLPAGCERLDHVPSPDKVPAFFDATMRFGDAVADHCRLLNASSSPSRRPKCVIAGMCNTWAHGISSELGVPCFIFHGFSAFALLCCEYLHTHKPHEAAASLDELFDVPVLPPPFECRFARRQLPLQFLPSCSIGQDSLRELREFELAVDGIVVNSFEELEHGSAARLAEATGKTVLAVGPVSLCHGAPAPDASDDARRCMAWLDAKKTQSVLYVSFGSGGRMPPAQFMELGMSLVSCPWPVLWVIKGADSLPDDVKKWLQEHTDADGVADSQCLAVRGWAPQVPILSHPAVAGFLTHCGWGSTLESVAAGVPMAAWPFTAEQFLNEKLIVDVLGIGVSVGVTKPTEGVLTGVGGEPAKAEVRMEQVKRALEKLMVGGTEGEDRIRKVQELKAKAKAALETGGSSYMNLEKLVQSVV, encoded by the coding sequence ATGGAGGCCGCCCTGTCGCCAGAGCCTCACTTCGTGGTCATCCCATGGCCAACCACCAGCCACATCATCCCCCTCGTCGACATCGGctgcctcctcgccgcccacggcgccgccgtcaccaTTCTCACGACGCCCGCCACCGCGCAGCTCGTCCAGAGCCGCGTGGACCGCGCCCAGGCCGGCTCCTCTGCTGGCAAGATCACGGTCACCTCTATCCCTTACCCGTCCGTCGAGGCCGGGCTGCCAGCCGGGTGCGAGAGGCTCGACCACGTGCCCTCTCCCGACAAGGTGCCAGCCTTCTTCGACGCCACCATGCGCTTCGGCGACGCCGTGGCAGACCACTGCCGCCTCCTCAACGCGTCGTCATCGCCTTCTCGCCGTCCGAAGTGCGTCATCGCCGGGATGTGCAACACGTGGGCGCACGGGATCTCGAGCGAGCTCGGCGTGCCGTGCTTCATCTTCCACGGCTTCTCCGCGTTCGCGCTGCTGTGCTGCGAGTACCTGCACACGCACAAGCcgcacgaggcggcggcgtcgctggACGAGCTCTTCGACGTCCCGGtcctgccgccgcccttcGAGTGCCGGTTCGCCAGGAGGCAGCTGCCACTCCAGTTCCTGCCATCCTGCTCCATCGGGCAGGACAGCCTGCGCGAGCTCCGCGAGTTCGAGCTGGCCGTGGACGGCATAGTGGTGAACAGCTTCGAGGAGCTCGAGCACGGCTCAGCGGCGCGCCTCGCTGAGGCCACCGGGAAGACCGTGCTCGCCGTCGGCCCCGTCTCCCTGTGCCACGGCGCGCCGGCTCCGGACGCCTCGGATGACGCGAGGCGGTGCATGGCGTGGCTGGACGCCAAGAAGACCCAGTCCGTGCTCTATGTCAGCttcggcagcggcgggcgcATGCCGCCCGCGCAGTTCATGGAGCTAGGCATGTCACTCGTGTCGTGCCCCTGGCCTGTCCTGTGGGTCATCAAGGGCGCTGACTCGTTGCCTGACGACGTCAAGAAATGGCTGCAGGAGCACACCGACGCTGACGGCGTCGCGGACAGCCAGTGCCTTGCGGTGCGTGGCTGGGCGCCGCAGGTGCCCATCCTGTCGCACCCGGCCGTCGCGGGTTTCCTGACGCACTGCGGGTGGGGATCCACTCTGGAGAGCGTCGCCGCGGGCGTGCCCATGGCGGCCTGGCCGTTCACCGCGGAGCAGTTCCTGAACGAGAAGCTGATCGTGGACGTGCTTGGGATCGGTGTGTCCGTCGGCGTGACCAAGCCCACGGAGGGCGTCCTGACCGGTGTCGGCGGCGAGCCTGCGAAGGCGGAGGTGAGGATGGAACAGGTGAAAAGGGCATTGGAGAAGCTCATGGTCGGAGGAACCGAAGGGGAAGATAGGATCAGGAAGGTTCAGGAGCTCAAGGCGAAAGCGAAGGCTGCTTTGGAGACTGGCGGCTCGTCGTACATGAACCTGGAGAAGCTGGTCCAATCGGTCGTTTGA